The following coding sequences lie in one Rickettsiella endosymbiont of Rhagonycha lignosa genomic window:
- the dxs gene encoding 1-deoxy-D-xylulose-5-phosphate synthase — protein MEFKNITCSLLEQINSPMQLRELTPTQLPQLATELREFLIQTLDQCGGHFAANLGTVELTIALHYVFNTPHDHIIWDVGHQAYAHKIITGRREKLCSIRKTHGLAPFPSREESSFDSFGVGHSSTSISAALGFSVAAKKNNTGQKAIAVIGDGAMTAGMAFEALNHAGDIHADLLVVLNDNDMSISNNVGALSNYFARILSSKLYSSVREGSKRILESIPSVRKLAKRTEEHVKGMLVPGTLFEELGFNYIGPIDGHDLPLLMNTLSNLSQLSGPQLVHVITTKGKGYAAAEQNPIAYHAVNPHFLAPVLPSSVDKPKPKTYANIFGQWICDMAAIDERVIAITPAMREGSDLIEFSERYPDRYFDVGIAEQHAVTFAAGLACAGQKPVVAIYSTFLQRAYDQLIHDVALQNLPVLFALDRSGIVGGDGATHHGCFDLSYLRCIPNLTIMTPSNENELRQMLYTGFQLPTPCAVRYPRGVGVGVSVEKEMSCIPIGKAELRRKGHSIALLAFGPMLQPALSVGESLDATVINMRFVKPLDEKLLRNLAKTHGLLVSLEENVKVGGAGSAVSEFLHQQGIACDVLILGLPDRFIEHGDPNTLLAGVNLDATTILSVIEQRLALSLTF, from the coding sequence ATGGAATTTAAAAATATCACATGCTCTTTATTAGAACAGATTAATTCTCCCATGCAGTTGCGTGAACTCACACCTACGCAACTGCCACAATTAGCGACTGAGCTCAGAGAGTTTCTTATTCAAACGCTAGATCAATGTGGAGGTCACTTTGCGGCTAACTTAGGAACCGTAGAATTAACTATTGCTTTGCATTATGTATTTAATACGCCACATGATCATATTATTTGGGATGTCGGCCATCAGGCTTATGCGCATAAAATTATTACTGGTCGACGCGAAAAACTATGTAGCATTCGAAAAACTCATGGTTTAGCGCCCTTTCCTTCCCGCGAAGAAAGTTCATTCGATAGTTTTGGCGTTGGCCATTCGAGCACCTCGATTAGCGCCGCATTAGGATTTAGTGTCGCAGCAAAAAAAAATAACACCGGTCAAAAAGCGATTGCAGTCATAGGCGACGGTGCGATGACCGCGGGTATGGCATTTGAAGCCTTAAATCACGCAGGCGATATCCATGCGGATCTTTTAGTCGTACTCAATGATAACGATATGTCGATTTCCAATAATGTCGGCGCTTTATCTAATTATTTTGCCCGCATATTATCCAGTAAACTTTATTCAAGTGTCAGAGAAGGCAGTAAAAGAATTTTAGAATCTATTCCTAGTGTACGTAAACTTGCTAAACGTACTGAAGAGCATGTTAAAGGGATGTTAGTTCCAGGTACTTTATTTGAAGAATTAGGTTTTAATTATATTGGTCCGATTGATGGTCATGACTTACCTTTATTAATGAATACTTTAAGTAATTTAAGTCAGTTATCCGGGCCACAACTTGTTCATGTTATTACAACCAAAGGCAAAGGTTATGCCGCTGCAGAACAAAACCCGATTGCTTATCATGCTGTCAATCCACATTTTTTAGCGCCTGTTTTACCCTCTAGTGTGGACAAACCCAAACCGAAAACCTACGCAAATATTTTTGGGCAATGGATTTGTGATATGGCTGCTATCGATGAACGTGTAATCGCGATTACACCGGCGATGCGCGAAGGATCTGACCTGATAGAATTTTCCGAACGTTATCCGGATCGTTATTTTGACGTTGGCATCGCAGAACAACATGCGGTTACTTTCGCCGCAGGTCTAGCCTGCGCAGGTCAAAAACCGGTCGTCGCCATCTATTCTACCTTTTTACAACGTGCTTATGATCAACTGATACATGATGTTGCATTACAAAATCTCCCGGTATTGTTTGCTTTAGATAGGTCCGGAATCGTCGGTGGGGATGGCGCTACGCACCATGGTTGCTTTGATCTATCCTATCTGCGTTGTATTCCAAATCTGACGATCATGACACCGAGTAATGAAAACGAATTAAGACAAATGCTTTATACTGGTTTTCAACTCCCAACGCCTTGTGCAGTACGCTATCCACGCGGCGTAGGAGTAGGTGTTTCAGTTGAAAAAGAAATGTCGTGTATACCTATCGGTAAAGCGGAACTCCGTCGTAAGGGGCACTCAATTGCATTACTGGCGTTTGGCCCAATGCTACAACCCGCACTCAGCGTCGGTGAGTCATTGGATGCCACTGTAATCAATATGCGTTTCGTCAAACCTTTAGACGAAAAACTGTTGCGAAACCTAGCAAAAACTCATGGCTTATTGGTCAGTTTAGAAGAAAATGTTAAGGTAGGTGGTGCAGGATCAGCGGTGAGTGAATTTTTACACCAACAAGGGATTGCTTGTGATGTATTGATCCTAGGACTTCCGGATCGATTTATTGAACATGGTGACCCAAATACATTGCTTGCAGGAGTTAATTTAGATGCAACCACTATCTTATCCGTTATTGAACAACGACTAGCACTATCACTAACTTTTTAG
- the secA gene encoding preprotein translocase subunit SecA, whose amino-acid sequence MISKLLSKFIPSRNQRLLKQFEKTVVDINTLEPSMQSLSDSQLQAKTSEFKARLQDGCSLDELLIEAFAVVREASTRVLGLRHFDVQLIGGMVLHNGKIAEMRTGEGKTLVATLPAYLNALSGLGVHIVTVNDYLAKRDAEWMKPVYDFLGLTTGVIVSDLPLAERQAAYAADITYGTNNEFGFDYLRDNMAFSLAEKSQRILNFAIVDEVDSILIDEARTPLIISGASEESSELYIKINQIIPKLVLRKEEDGLGDFYLDEKAKQAYLTEEGHQKLEELLVKQGLLNPGENLYHLTNIGLMHHVYAALRAHYLFQRDIDYIVQNNQVIIVDEHTGRLMSGRRWSDGLHQAVEAKEKANIQNENQTLASITFQNYFRLYHKLAGMTGTADTEAYEFQQIYNLEVVVIPTHLPVSRSDLADQIYLTKDEKFNAIIDDIKSCQAHKQPVLVGTASIETSEYLSKLLEKENIPHQVLNAKFHEKEAQIIAEAGRPGTVTIATNMAGRGTDIVLGGNLKAELAALPIESSAEEIAQHKLNWQKKHDEVIAAGGLHILGSERHESRRIDNQLRGRSGRQGDPGSSRFYLSLQDNLMRIFASDRVAMIMQKIGMQPGEAIEHRWITRAIENAQRKVEGRNFDVRKQLLEFDNVANEQRKVIYEQRNELLATEDISPVINNLWADVIYSAIEHYIPPQSLEEQWDIPGLKNQLKQDFCLDLPLDTWLEDPNCLEENLREKILLAAENSYAEKEKLFGSATLHQVEKTLMLQTLDSLWKDHLAAMDHLRQGIHLRGYAQKNPKQEYKRESFMLFAELLEQLKYQVISLLSCLQIRAPEDAERLEEQRRQQMPQLLDFQHQDLLAAEEESLTSETTSARLSTQRNSNKTGRNDPCPCGSGKKYKHCHGQIN is encoded by the coding sequence ATGATTTCTAAGCTGTTAAGTAAGTTTATTCCTAGCCGTAATCAACGACTGCTAAAACAATTTGAAAAAACCGTTGTTGACATTAATACGCTAGAACCCAGCATGCAAAGTTTATCTGATTCGCAATTACAAGCAAAAACGTCCGAATTTAAAGCTCGCCTACAAGATGGCTGCTCTTTAGATGAATTGCTAATCGAAGCATTTGCAGTAGTGCGCGAAGCAAGTACTCGTGTGTTAGGTTTGCGTCATTTCGACGTACAATTAATTGGTGGCATGGTTTTACATAATGGTAAAATTGCTGAAATGCGTACCGGAGAAGGTAAAACCTTAGTCGCTACCTTGCCTGCCTACCTGAATGCGTTAAGTGGTTTAGGTGTACATATTGTGACTGTCAACGATTATCTTGCCAAACGCGATGCAGAATGGATGAAACCTGTTTATGACTTTTTAGGCTTAACTACGGGCGTGATTGTTTCTGATCTTCCATTAGCTGAACGTCAAGCGGCGTATGCTGCGGATATTACCTATGGTACTAATAATGAATTTGGCTTTGATTATCTACGCGATAATATGGCTTTTTCATTGGCAGAAAAATCCCAACGTATTTTAAATTTTGCTATAGTCGATGAAGTGGATTCCATCTTGATTGATGAAGCACGTACTCCGTTAATCATTTCCGGTGCTAGTGAAGAAAGCTCGGAACTTTATATCAAAATCAATCAAATTATACCTAAACTCGTTTTAAGAAAAGAAGAGGACGGCCTTGGTGATTTTTATCTCGATGAAAAAGCCAAACAAGCCTACTTAACCGAAGAAGGACATCAAAAATTAGAAGAGTTATTAGTTAAACAAGGCTTATTAAATCCAGGCGAAAATTTATATCATCTGACTAATATTGGTTTGATGCATCATGTTTATGCGGCTTTACGTGCCCATTATTTATTCCAACGCGACATTGATTATATTGTGCAAAATAATCAAGTTATTATTGTTGATGAGCATACTGGCCGTTTAATGTCAGGTCGGCGCTGGTCAGATGGTTTACATCAAGCAGTTGAAGCAAAAGAAAAAGCCAATATCCAAAACGAAAACCAAACCTTAGCTTCGATTACGTTTCAAAATTATTTCCGTTTGTATCATAAACTGGCCGGGATGACGGGCACGGCCGATACTGAAGCGTATGAATTTCAACAAATTTATAATTTAGAAGTTGTTGTAATTCCCACGCATTTGCCTGTTTCTCGTTCAGATTTAGCCGATCAAATTTATCTGACTAAAGATGAAAAGTTTAATGCGATCATCGACGATATTAAATCCTGTCAAGCACATAAGCAACCGGTATTAGTCGGTACCGCATCGATAGAAACATCGGAATATTTGTCAAAACTATTAGAAAAAGAAAATATTCCCCATCAAGTACTGAATGCCAAATTTCACGAAAAAGAAGCACAAATTATTGCCGAAGCCGGCCGGCCTGGAACGGTAACGATTGCCACAAACATGGCCGGACGAGGAACAGACATTGTGTTAGGTGGTAATTTAAAAGCCGAGCTTGCCGCTTTGCCAATTGAGAGTTCCGCCGAAGAAATTGCACAACATAAACTTAATTGGCAAAAAAAACATGATGAAGTAATTGCGGCAGGTGGTCTACATATCCTCGGTAGCGAACGTCATGAATCACGCCGTATCGATAATCAATTACGTGGTCGCTCAGGACGACAAGGTGATCCTGGCTCTTCACGTTTTTATTTATCATTACAAGATAATTTAATGCGGATTTTTGCCTCGGATCGAGTGGCCATGATTATGCAAAAAATTGGCATGCAGCCCGGTGAAGCCATTGAACATCGCTGGATAACACGCGCGATTGAAAATGCGCAACGTAAAGTTGAGGGTCGTAATTTTGATGTACGCAAGCAATTATTAGAATTTGATAACGTCGCAAACGAACAACGTAAAGTAATTTATGAGCAACGTAACGAATTATTAGCTACAGAAGATATTTCTCCCGTCATTAATAATCTCTGGGCTGATGTTATCTATAGTGCTATTGAGCATTATATCCCTCCACAAAGTTTAGAAGAACAATGGGATATACCCGGCCTAAAAAATCAATTGAAACAAGATTTTTGTCTAGATTTACCACTAGATACTTGGTTAGAAGATCCTAATTGTCTGGAAGAAAATCTTCGCGAAAAAATATTACTCGCTGCTGAAAACTCTTATGCTGAGAAAGAAAAATTATTTGGTTCAGCAACATTACATCAAGTTGAAAAAACTTTGATGCTACAAACACTTGATAGTTTATGGAAAGATCATTTAGCTGCAATGGATCATTTACGCCAAGGAATACATTTGCGTGGTTATGCGCAAAAAAATCCCAAGCAAGAATATAAGCGTGAATCCTTTATGTTGTTTGCTGAACTTTTAGAACAGCTCAAATATCAAGTCATTAGTTTACTTAGTTGTCTGCAAATAAGAGCACCTGAAGATGCGGAACGTTTAGAAGAACAACGACGTCAACAAATGCCACAATTACTTGATTTTCAACATCAAGATTTACTGGCTGCTGAGGAAGAATCATTAACGAGCGAAACCACCTCTGCGCGTCTTAGCACACAACGAAATTCGAATAAAACCGGCCGCAATGATCCTTGTCCTTGCGGTTCTGGAAAAAAATATAAACATTGCCATGGTCAAATAAATTAA
- the map gene encoding type I methionyl aminopeptidase yields MSPIIIKTAAEIEKMRIAGQLAAEVLEMIEPHVKLGVTTNQLDKICHDYIVNEQRAIPAPLNYRGFPKSICTSINHQVCHGIPSERLLKDGDLINIDITIIKDGYHGDTSKMFFVGKASILAQRLSKITQECLYKAIRLVKPGIYLGDIGACIQQCAESEGFSVVREYCGHGIGRLFHEDLQVLHYGQAGTGVQLVPGMTFTIEPMINAGKRFTKLMPDQWTVVTKDHSLSAQWEHTLLVTETGYEVFTKRSEEQDLI; encoded by the coding sequence ATGTCCCCTATTATTATAAAAACGGCCGCAGAGATTGAGAAAATGCGCATCGCAGGTCAGCTCGCTGCAGAAGTTTTAGAAATGATCGAACCCCATGTGAAATTGGGCGTTACCACCAATCAGCTCGATAAAATCTGCCATGATTATATCGTCAATGAACAACGTGCAATTCCTGCCCCTTTAAATTATCGGGGTTTTCCGAAATCAATTTGTACTTCTATCAATCATCAGGTCTGCCATGGTATTCCCAGCGAACGACTATTAAAAGACGGAGATCTAATTAATATTGATATTACTATTATTAAAGACGGTTATCATGGTGATACCAGTAAAATGTTTTTTGTGGGTAAGGCTTCGATATTAGCGCAACGTTTATCAAAAATAACGCAAGAATGTTTATACAAAGCGATACGCTTGGTTAAACCTGGTATTTATCTGGGTGATATTGGTGCCTGTATACAACAGTGTGCCGAATCAGAAGGCTTTTCTGTGGTACGTGAATATTGTGGTCATGGCATTGGTCGACTCTTTCATGAAGATCTGCAAGTACTGCACTATGGTCAAGCCGGAACCGGTGTTCAATTGGTCCCTGGTATGACTTTCACTATTGAGCCTATGATCAATGCTGGTAAACGTTTTACTAAACTAATGCCGGATCAATGGACGGTGGTAACAAAAGATCATAGCTTATCCGCGCAATGGGAACATACACTACTTGTCACCGAAACCGGCTACGAAGTATTTACTAAGCGTAGTGAAGAGCAAGATTTGATCTAG